The Thalassotalea psychrophila genome window below encodes:
- a CDS encoding sulfatase-like hydrolase/transferase has product MNYLKQTFFVTLFLLSSSVTAQDKPNIVYVLVDNWGWGDLSIQGSTIQTPSIDKFANEGLRLTNFNVQNQCTPTRSALHTGRLPIRSGNQKVPAPGEPDGLAYWEYTLPELLSDAGYHTTLFGKWHVGANIKKLPNYQGYDYFWGTQEGTNAAGYTSTPQWDPTVATTPYIYEGVKGKDAEKVKKFDIDAKITLDNEVTQRAIENIKTQAKTGKPFYSYIAFTHFHPPFTVHPDFKNASKSGIYADTQMEVDHNFGQILKAIDDAGISENTIVILTGDNGAGNFPQTGGLAAGEDGGGGSNGPWRGGLSTAYEGGLRTPAMIRYPNKIKAGRVSDEIVGDIDMYTTIASFAGGDKLVPADRPIDGVNQTDFFLGKQEKSNRDHFIVFVGDDLFAIKWRNMKMHFMATESTHSVAVTKFTFPQLFDIKNDPKEAYELWGNQGYVHGWVMEPIMKKIVDLKTSMAIYRNIKPGEEFKGYEKK; this is encoded by the coding sequence ATGAATTACTTAAAACAAACATTCTTTGTCACGCTCTTTTTACTTTCATCAAGTGTGACAGCACAAGACAAACCAAACATTGTCTATGTTTTGGTTGATAACTGGGGCTGGGGAGACTTGAGTATTCAGGGCAGTACAATACAAACGCCTAGTATCGATAAGTTTGCGAATGAAGGGTTACGCTTAACTAATTTCAACGTGCAAAATCAATGTACTCCCACTCGTTCAGCTTTACACACAGGTCGTTTACCAATAAGAAGTGGTAATCAAAAAGTCCCTGCTCCAGGGGAGCCTGATGGCTTGGCATATTGGGAATATACACTGCCAGAATTACTTTCAGATGCGGGATATCACACAACCCTTTTTGGAAAATGGCATGTTGGTGCAAATATAAAAAAATTACCAAATTATCAAGGTTATGATTATTTTTGGGGGACACAAGAAGGAACGAATGCTGCAGGTTACACATCTACACCACAGTGGGATCCTACAGTCGCAACCACCCCCTATATTTATGAAGGGGTAAAAGGTAAAGATGCTGAAAAAGTTAAGAAGTTCGATATAGATGCAAAGATAACATTAGATAATGAAGTAACTCAAAGAGCGATTGAAAATATAAAAACACAGGCTAAAACAGGTAAACCTTTTTATAGTTATATTGCGTTTACACATTTTCACCCCCCCTTTACCGTACACCCTGATTTCAAAAACGCATCTAAATCCGGAATTTACGCTGACACTCAAATGGAAGTTGATCACAATTTCGGACAAATTTTAAAAGCTATTGATGATGCCGGAATCTCTGAAAATACTATTGTAATTCTTACCGGTGACAATGGCGCAGGAAACTTCCCTCAAACAGGTGGTCTTGCCGCTGGTGAAGATGGAGGTGGTGGTTCTAATGGCCCTTGGCGCGGTGGATTGAGTACTGCATACGAAGGTGGCTTACGAACACCTGCGATGATCAGGTATCCAAATAAAATTAAAGCTGGTCGAGTGTCAGATGAAATCGTAGGTGATATTGATATGTACACTACTATTGCAAGTTTCGCTGGTGGCGATAAATTAGTACCAGCAGATCGCCCTATTGATGGTGTAAATCAAACAGATTTTTTCTTAGGTAAACAAGAAAAGTCTAACCGCGATCATTTTATCGTTTTTGTTGGAGATGATTTGTTTGCCATTAAATGGAGAAACATGAAAATGCATTTTATGGCTACAGAATCAACACACTCTGTAGCGGTAACTAAATTTACCTTTCCACAACTTTTTGACATTAAAAATGACCCAAAAGAAGCGTATGAGTTATGGGGAAATCAGGGGTATGTACACGGTTGGGTAATGGAACCAATTATGAAAAAGATTGTTGATCTTAAAACAAGCATGGCTATATATAGAAATATAAAACCGGGAGAAGAATTTAAGGGTTACGAAAAAAAGTAA
- a CDS encoding DUF3413 domain-containing protein, which yields MVTTENSSYSKKLLHLISWGHWFTFFNIGAALLIAIIFLDAEGLPEQAIGKVYMLTNWLSHMAFLTFITFVLTVFPLTLLFPKTQFIRGAASFIFSFVLCLLVIDGFTYAELGYHLNTDSSSQIFALLKEKFQFGTVSLTTFNWIIFIAILLFQLVMSNYCWKHLKELQQRKAPKYFIAVFVFSFFVSHLIHVWADAKLDYSVLRQDTVLPFSYPSTAKTLLTKYGLFDRADYEQRKNNPFSFTNKTPDYPELSQECKNVTTPQHSTFLVLNDKILTDNQIKQFNLSSSVKGSKLVNYIDNASNYDAWFNLLYGLPTIYQEDMKSQQSVPMLFKQIESTKLDTSINVFANKEQPSDLPLWISKLFTNQSQYEDISSFLFADKLNGLKPGLHVFYFSGQTDYQYELFVNALLLAQQQKEFKDIIWLSSLGNASDKTSLTPKPALFIFPERQSKTINELTSVMDVQTTLMKNWFNCRLDYKSYSNGHNIYRVKDDRLFANTTEDGLLVIKKDKNLFIDSQGNFETYSTQLDTLISEDSDFPMLIDGVKLINSFSLQNKPKEQINN from the coding sequence ATGGTTACTACAGAAAATAGTTCATACAGTAAAAAACTATTGCACCTTATTAGTTGGGGACATTGGTTTACCTTCTTTAATATTGGTGCAGCATTATTAATCGCTATAATATTTTTGGATGCCGAAGGCCTTCCTGAACAAGCAATAGGTAAAGTATATATGCTTACCAATTGGCTTAGTCATATGGCCTTTTTAACGTTTATTACCTTTGTACTGACAGTGTTTCCCCTAACCCTGTTATTTCCAAAAACTCAGTTTATTCGAGGCGCCGCATCATTTATCTTTAGCTTTGTCCTTTGCTTATTAGTTATTGATGGCTTTACTTATGCTGAGCTTGGTTATCATTTAAATACAGACTCAAGCTCACAGATATTTGCATTATTAAAAGAAAAATTTCAATTTGGGACGGTATCTTTAACCACCTTTAATTGGATAATATTTATTGCCATTTTATTATTTCAATTGGTAATGAGTAATTATTGCTGGAAACATCTTAAAGAACTTCAGCAAAGGAAAGCACCAAAATATTTTATTGCTGTTTTTGTTTTTTCTTTCTTTGTGTCACATTTAATCCATGTGTGGGCTGATGCAAAGCTTGATTATAGTGTGTTAAGGCAAGACACTGTATTACCATTCTCATATCCATCGACGGCTAAAACGTTACTCACCAAATATGGTCTATTTGATCGAGCAGACTATGAGCAACGAAAAAATAATCCTTTTTCATTTACTAATAAGACACCAGATTACCCAGAGCTTAGCCAAGAATGTAAAAATGTAACTACTCCGCAACATTCTACTTTTTTGGTGTTAAATGATAAGATTTTAACTGATAATCAAATTAAACAATTTAACCTAAGCTCAAGTGTAAAAGGCAGCAAATTAGTTAATTACATTGATAATGCCAGTAACTATGATGCCTGGTTCAATTTACTTTATGGTCTTCCTACCATTTATCAAGAAGATATGAAGAGTCAGCAGTCGGTACCTATGCTGTTTAAACAAATTGAATCAACAAAACTCGATACATCAATTAATGTATTTGCTAACAAAGAACAACCGTCAGATTTGCCACTGTGGATTTCTAAATTATTTACTAATCAAAGCCAGTACGAAGATATATCAAGTTTCCTGTTTGCTGATAAATTAAATGGCCTAAAACCTGGTTTACACGTTTTTTATTTTTCAGGTCAAACAGATTATCAGTATGAACTGTTTGTAAATGCCCTACTGCTTGCTCAACAACAAAAAGAGTTCAAAGACATTATATGGCTTAGCTCTTTGGGTAATGCATCGGATAAAACATCATTAACACCAAAACCTGCCTTATTTATTTTTCCTGAAAGACAAAGTAAGACAATTAATGAATTAACCAGTGTTATGGATGTGCAAACCACGTTAATGAAAAATTGGTTCAATTGTCGTTTAGATTATAAGAGCTACAGTAATGGCCATAATATTTATCGAGTAAAAGATGATAGATTATTCGCTAATACCACTGAAGATGGATTGTTGGTGATTAAGAAAGATAAGAATCTATTTATTGACTCTCAAGGAAATTTTGAAACTTATTCTACCCAATTAGATACATTAATCAGTGAAGACTCTGATTTTCCAATGTTAATAGATGGAGTGAAACTGATTAATTCATTTAGTTTACAAAACAAACCTAAAGAACAGATTAATAATTAA
- the pyrC gene encoding dihydroorotase: MTTLTITRPDDWHVHLRDGDVLKDTVKDTGRYFGRAIIMPNLVPPVMNADQARDYFDRIQAVNESEHFQPLMVLYLTDNTTAEDIKACKESGIVYAAKLYPAGATTNSASGVTDIKNIYPVLEAMQAEDMPLLLHGEVTDNDIDIFDREKAYIDRILTPVVNDFPKLRIVLEHITTKDAVDFVNNASDNVAATITAHHLLFNRNHMLVGGIRPHYFCLPVLKRNTHQQALVEAATSGSTKFFLGTDSAPHTQANKENACGCAGSYTAHAAIELYAEVFEQENALDKLEGFASFNGPDFYKLPRHTDSITLVKESWDVPATMPFGNDVVVPIRANEQILWQVK; this comes from the coding sequence ATGACTACATTAACAATTACTCGTCCAGATGACTGGCATGTACATTTACGCGATGGTGATGTACTTAAAGATACCGTTAAAGACACTGGCCGATATTTTGGTCGCGCTATAATTATGCCTAACCTGGTTCCACCAGTGATGAATGCAGATCAGGCAAGAGATTACTTTGATAGAATTCAAGCGGTAAACGAATCAGAGCATTTTCAACCGTTAATGGTGTTATATCTAACGGATAATACAACCGCTGAAGACATTAAAGCATGTAAAGAAAGTGGCATTGTATATGCGGCTAAGCTATACCCTGCAGGCGCTACAACGAATTCAGCTTCTGGCGTAACTGATATTAAAAATATCTATCCAGTACTTGAAGCTATGCAAGCTGAAGATATGCCATTATTACTTCACGGTGAAGTGACTGATAACGATATTGATATTTTTGATCGTGAAAAAGCATATATAGACAGAATATTAACGCCTGTTGTTAATGACTTCCCTAAGTTAAGAATTGTGCTTGAGCATATTACTACAAAAGATGCGGTAGATTTTGTTAACAATGCTAGTGACAATGTAGCTGCAACTATAACGGCTCATCATTTATTGTTTAACCGCAACCATATGCTAGTTGGCGGTATTCGCCCTCATTACTTCTGTTTACCAGTACTTAAGCGCAACACTCATCAGCAAGCACTTGTAGAAGCTGCAACCAGTGGTAGCACGAAGTTCTTTTTGGGTACCGATTCCGCACCACACACACAAGCGAATAAAGAAAATGCTTGTGGCTGTGCAGGTTCATATACCGCACATGCCGCAATTGAGCTTTATGCTGAAGTATTTGAGCAAGAAAATGCTCTGGATAAACTTGAAGGTTTCGCTAGCTTCAACGGTCCAGATTTTTACAAGCTGCCACGCCATACAGACTCTATAACGTTAGTTAAAGAAAGCTGGGATGTTCCGGC
- a CDS encoding YejL family protein: MPIVSKYSNERVEKIVQDLIDVLVNEEASTDLALMCLGNTLSTIINNQVPEKQREAIAKNFANALAQSTKTIK; encoded by the coding sequence ATGCCTATTGTATCTAAATATTCTAATGAACGTGTAGAAAAGATCGTTCAAGACTTAATTGATGTACTCGTTAATGAAGAAGCCTCTACGGATCTTGCCTTAATGTGCCTTGGTAACACATTATCAACGATAATAAACAATCAAGTTCCCGAAAAACAAAGAGAGGCTATTGCCAAAAACTTTGCAAACGCACTAGCTCAATCAACAAAAACAATAAAATAA
- a CDS encoding DUF3718 domain-containing protein — protein sequence MRLTHFFTALIALTTTLQVAAQGDTKFNFVAQNNSINTQICIASANNELIKLRQLIIMDKLGTKDITKNLFCNNIDVTHFAALYGANKTTKYLNRYAPKKFKASVDDIKIIELANNDSSPINIIVVSSK from the coding sequence ATGAGACTTACTCACTTCTTTACAGCATTAATAGCATTAACCACTACGTTGCAGGTCGCCGCTCAAGGTGATACTAAATTCAATTTTGTTGCACAAAACAACTCCATAAACACACAAATTTGCATAGCATCGGCAAACAATGAATTAATAAAGTTAAGACAGCTCATCATAATGGATAAACTCGGCACAAAAGACATTACTAAGAATCTTTTCTGTAATAATATAGATGTCACCCATTTTGCCGCTTTATATGGTGCAAACAAAACCACGAAATATCTAAACAGATATGCCCCAAAAAAGTTTAAAGCCAGTGTAGATGATATTAAAATAATTGAATTGGCGAACAACGACTCCTCACCAATAAATATTATTGTCGTCTCTAGCAAGTAA
- a CDS encoding NAD/FAD-utilizing enzyme yields MVRHYYLSNDLDELEDVENELLKEGFTTPQMHVLSENDAEVQKHHLHEVESVLKKDVVHSTEIGALVGLAGAVLVLTTAYLLEWTNGAAGWMPFIFLAVVVLGFCTWEGGFIGIQRPNVEFVRFQKMLAEGNHIFFVDAEPEQEPLLKRLMKHHPNLVVEGLGEATPSWIVRGQDKYHDFMKTMP; encoded by the coding sequence ATGGTACGCCATTATTATTTAAGCAATGATTTGGACGAATTAGAAGACGTTGAAAACGAGCTTTTAAAAGAGGGATTTACAACACCACAAATGCACGTGTTAAGTGAAAACGATGCAGAAGTACAAAAACATCATTTACATGAAGTGGAGTCGGTATTAAAAAAAGATGTAGTTCATTCGACTGAGATTGGCGCTTTGGTCGGGCTGGCAGGTGCAGTATTGGTATTAACTACAGCATATTTACTCGAATGGACTAATGGCGCAGCGGGTTGGATGCCATTTATATTCTTAGCTGTGGTGGTATTAGGTTTTTGTACTTGGGAAGGTGGGTTTATAGGTATTCAACGCCCCAATGTTGAATTTGTCCGCTTTCAAAAAATGTTAGCCGAAGGTAATCATATATTTTTCGTTGATGCCGAACCAGAGCAAGAACCTCTATTAAAAAGATTAATGAAACATCATCCTAACTTAGTTGTTGAAGGACTTGGCGAAGCTACTCCATCTTGGATCGTTAGAGGCCAGGATAAGTATCATGATTTCATGAAAACAATGCCTTAA
- a CDS encoding SDR family NAD(P)-dependent oxidoreductase, with translation MAIDVQDRNYIENAFQVTSVLGEYGLTAVINCNGIALLMPCETITTKEVQAVINTNLIGTFLTSQESLPFLRLAKGTLINIASYGGYLTMPFGYAYCAGKFGVEALSNSLRVEVKPQGINVVIGVFYLKNLS, from the coding sequence ATAGCGATAGACGTACAAGACCGTAATTATATTGAAAATGCATTTCAAGTGACTTCTGTTCTAGGAGAATATGGATTAACTGCAGTTATTAATTGTAATGGCATTGCTTTACTGATGCCATGTGAAACCATCACCACAAAAGAAGTTCAAGCGGTAATAAATACAAACTTAATCGGTACATTCTTAACTAGCCAAGAAAGTCTGCCCTTTTTGCGTTTGGCAAAGGGAACGCTAATAAATATTGCCTCCTATGGTGGTTATTTAACGATGCCATTTGGTTATGCTTATTGTGCTGGTAAGTTTGGAGTAGAAGCTCTGTCAAACAGTCTCCGTGTTGAAGTAAAACCTCAAGGCATAAACGTTGTTATAGGAGTATTTTACTTAAAAAATCTTAGTTAG
- the yejK gene encoding nucleoid-associated protein YejK — protein MSLIITNIDLHYLTKAENSSEVKITSSKGLIEINEKITNFIESLHNTYNSKGSKAYGAFKDEPSEDVSQPFKKLMQDYLDDQEQFIPFSNQACIRLKQELEKYDLAETGYLVTCHYEMLGGRYLFVCLLPVTEHYYVDGELNIAADQHIDSSKMQLAARIDLFDYADSPEKARYISFIKGRAGRKVSDFFLDFLGCEEGVNPKQQSQVLVQAVEDFVNVNQLNPEEKQKTRKELLSYCKEQQQTGKEVDLQELSQVIPHEDNGEEFFNFCKENEYEIENSFPHDQAVINKVTKYSGVGAGISVSFERSHFGTDVTYNPLKGSLTIHKVPPNLKEQLMKLLAAAEDEKLKQEANQNQQETSNQF, from the coding sequence ATGAGTTTAATTATAACCAATATCGATCTGCATTATCTAACTAAAGCAGAAAATAGCTCCGAAGTTAAAATAACTTCAAGTAAAGGGCTTATTGAAATCAATGAAAAAATTACAAATTTCATTGAATCTCTTCACAATACGTACAACAGCAAAGGTAGTAAAGCCTATGGTGCATTTAAAGATGAACCTAGCGAGGACGTATCACAACCGTTTAAAAAGTTGATGCAAGACTATTTAGACGATCAAGAGCAATTTATTCCATTTTCAAACCAAGCTTGTATCAGGTTAAAACAAGAGCTTGAAAAATATGACCTCGCAGAAACAGGTTATTTAGTAACTTGCCACTATGAAATGCTTGGTGGTCGTTATTTATTTGTTTGTTTATTACCGGTTACTGAACATTATTATGTCGATGGTGAGTTAAATATAGCTGCTGACCAACATATTGATAGCTCTAAAATGCAACTTGCTGCCCGTATAGACTTATTTGATTATGCTGACTCACCTGAAAAGGCTCGTTACATTTCATTTATTAAAGGGCGTGCAGGCCGTAAAGTATCTGATTTCTTTTTAGACTTTTTAGGCTGTGAAGAGGGCGTTAACCCTAAACAGCAGTCACAAGTATTAGTGCAAGCGGTTGAAGATTTTGTAAATGTGAACCAGTTAAACCCTGAAGAAAAGCAAAAGACTCGTAAAGAGCTACTTTCTTACTGTAAGGAACAACAACAAACTGGTAAAGAAGTAGACTTACAAGAGTTGTCACAAGTTATACCGCATGAAGATAATGGTGAAGAGTTCTTTAATTTCTGTAAAGAAAATGAATATGAAATAGAGAATAGCTTTCCACATGATCAAGCTGTTATTAACAAAGTAACAAAATATTCAGGTGTTGGTGCTGGTATCAGCGTTAGTTTTGAGCGTTCACACTTTGGAACAGACGTTACCTATAACCCATTAAAAGGTTCGTTAACAATACATAAAGTGCCACCGAATTTAAAAGAACAACTAATGAAACTACTTGCCGCTGCTGAAGATGAAAAGCTCAAGCAAGAAGCAAACCAAAATCAGCAAGAAACTTCAAATCAATTTTAG